Proteins found in one Quercus robur chromosome 2, dhQueRobu3.1, whole genome shotgun sequence genomic segment:
- the LOC126715394 gene encoding uncharacterized protein LOC126715394: protein MKVRSSVKKMCEFCKTIKRRGRVYVICSANPKHKQRQGMSTFAYEGPTPPIYSETSAKLEIIPVHQRPGLASLIPKKVEPSIMFGWSAGLASILFKKVN, encoded by the exons ATGAAGGTGCGATCATCTGTGAAGAAGATGTGCGAGTTCTGTAAGACGATTAAACGTCGTGGTCGAGTTTACGTCATATGTTCGGCCAATCCCAAACATAAGCAACGACAGGGCATGTCAACATTTGCATATGAAGGCCCAACTCCTCCTAT ATATTCAGAAACAAGTGCTAAACTAGAGATTATACCTGTTCACCAACGACCTGGTTTGGCTTCTCTCATTCCCAAAAAGGTGGAACCTTCAATAATGTTTGGCTGGAGTGCGGGCCTTGCATCCATTCTATTCAAAAAGGTGAATTAG
- the LOC126715396 gene encoding probable carboxylesterase 15, with product MASHKKIVEEVSGWLRVFDDGTVDRTWTGPPEAEFLMKPVPPHEEFIEGVATRDVTINPNTGLAVRIYIPEKNTDGQINNKNKLPLVLHFHGGGFSISQANWYMYYHFYARLVRTTCAVCVSVYLPLAPEHKLPAACDEAYAAFLWLSAVARGDSSESWLETCSDFGRVFLIGDSMGGNLVHHIAARAGSIDIQPMQLLGGIALHPDFQRAEPSKSFLEMPETPLLTRDMVNKFMSLALPIGSTKDHPITCPMGPLAPLLATLKLPPMLVVVAENDLLRDSELEYCEAMKEAKKDVEVLINHGMGHSFYFDKLAIDMDPKTATQVDKLFEEITNFINKH from the coding sequence ATGGCTTCCCACAAGAAGATTGTTGAAGAGGTATCAGGCTGGTTACGTGTTTTTGATGATGGCACAGTGGACCGCACCTGGACGGGTCCACCAGAGGCAGAGTTCTTGATGAAACCAGTTCCACCTCATGAAGAATTCATTGAAGGGGTTGCAACTCGTGACGTGACCATCAATCCAAACACTGGGCTGGCTGTTCGGATTTACATTCCAGAGAAGAACACAGATGGCCAGATCAATAATAAGAATAAGCTTCCTCTCGTACTTCATTTTCATGGTGGTGGCTTTTCCATTAGCCAAGCTAATTGGTACATGTACTATCACTTTTATGCACGGCTTGTGCGCACAACTTGTGCTGTTTGTGTTTCTGTCTACCTTCCTCTAGCTCCTGAACATAAGCTCCCAGCTGCATGTGATGAAGCTTATGCTGCGTTCCTTTGGCTTTCTGCTGTGGCTCGTGGTGACTCATCGGAATCGTGGCTCGAGACTTGTTCTGATTTCGGACGAGTTTTTCTTATTGGGGATAGCATGGGTGGGAACCTTGTTCATCACATAGCGGCTCGAGCTGGATCTATTGATATCCAACCAATGCAGTTATTAGGTGGTATAGCATTACATCCGGACTTTCAACGAGCTGAGCCAAGTAAGTCATTTTTAGAAATGCCAGAAACACCCTTGCTAACTCGTGACATGGTAAATAAATTCATGTCCTTAGCATTGCCTATTGGTAGTACTAAGGACCACCCAATAACGTGCCCAATGGGCCCACTAGCACCACTGCTCGCAACCCTCAAGCTACCGCCaatgttggtggtggtggcagaGAACGACTTGCTTCGTGACTCGGAACTTGAGTACTGTGAGGCCATGAAAGAGGCCAAAAAGGATGTGGAGGTTTTGATTAATCATGGTATGGGACATAGCTTCTATTTTGATAAGTTAGCCATTGACATGGACCCGAAGACAGCAACTCAAGTCGATAAGCTATTTGAGGAAATTACAAACTTTATTAACAAGCATTAA